One genomic segment of Helianthus annuus cultivar XRQ/B chromosome 14, HanXRQr2.0-SUNRISE, whole genome shotgun sequence includes these proteins:
- the LOC110908251 gene encoding protein IQ-DOMAIN 32, whose amino-acid sequence MGRSSGYCFRIIACGSNSSESVDRDDLNASAENNGSDKRGWSFRKRSAGHQVLTSTVITEIPSENKNSEPVVINYEPPVISVPEKTTANLCTEELPCVSTSTTKDNTVSSLVTEVADKDESKFDSSLDESSVIVIQSAVRKYLAQRELIKYRKIVILQAAVRGHLVRCRAAGTLRCIQSIVKMQALVRARQRSMPLEKTSTRKMGKQDSKTLPHPTYTTIEKLLSNRFTIQLLESTPRTKQISIKYDPSKDDPAWKWLERWTSVSSPQLMDPHASNTGPELGPEKPVVDVEQPKRPSKRAATEQADSEERKSVFGSRKPSNSAFIAAHSRFEELTSTNKSLTSINSLNQEHMVDSPADKNVSVESVGPPVYKSIKLGHSRNGGSECGTELSVTSMLDSPDPSEIGNTECNKEVKVVGTELTRSISNLSENFDCNTSNEHIELELETGRQMYKSSSMHKEVESPETSIKGHVTASEHVVTPSSQISDNKRSKKVRIQKPKPWSNTKRSTVRNSLDHLPKEAKPTNRRDSLGSQSSEQPVDQEPRDSCSSNSIPSYMQITESAKAKALANNSPSSSPDVQSKEAYLKKRHSLPGSVSGRHGSPRLKRTPQQTTKGKSNPERKWQR is encoded by the exons ATGGGAAGATCTAGCGGATATTGCTTCAGAATCATTGCTTGTGGCAGCAACAGCTCTGAATCCGTCGATAGAGACGATCTGAATGCTTCTGCTGAG AACAACGGTTCCGATAAAAGAGGATGGAGCTTCCGCAAACGATCAGCGGGACATCAAGTACTAACAAGTACTGTCATAACCGAAATACCTTCCGAGAATAAGAACTCAGAACCTGTTGTTATCAACTATGAACCACCTGTCATTTCTGTACCTGAGAAAACTACTGCAAATCTATGTACAGAGGAATTGCCTTGCGTGTCAACATCAACTACCAAGGACAATACGGTGTCTAGTTTGGTCACTGAAGTTGCTGATAAGGATGAAAGTAAATTCGATTCCAGTCTTGATGAATCATCCGTCATTGTCATCCAGTCTGCTGTTAGGAAATACTTG GCTCAGAGAGAACTGATAAAGTATAGGAAAATTGTGATATTACAAGCTGCTGTACGAGGGCATTTGGTTCGTTGTCGTGCTGCTGGAACGCTGCGTTGCATTCAATCTATTGTTAAGATGCAAGCTCTTGTTCGTGCCCGCCAACGTAGCATGCCTCTTGAAAAAACGTCTACACGTAAAATG GGGAAACAAGATTCTAAAACCTTACCACATCCAACATATACTACAATTGAGAAGTTACTCAGTAACCGATTCACTATCCAg CTATTGGAATCCACACCAAGAACCAAACAAATTAGTATAAAATATGATCCATCGAAAGACGATCCCGCTTGGAAATGGCTGGAAAGGTGGACATCGGTGTCTTCTCCCCAACTTATGGACCCACATGCATCAAATACTGGGCCTGAACTCGGGCCCGAGAAGCCCGTAGTGGACGTTGAACAGCCCAAACGTCCTTCCAAGCGGGCTGCCACTGAACAAGCAGATTCAGAGGAAAGAAAGTCTGTGTTTGGATCAAGAAAGCCGAGTAATTCAGCATTCATTGCGGCCCATTCAAGATTCGAGGAGTTGACTTCTACGAACAAGTCATTGACTTCCATCAATTCTTTAAATCAAGAACACATGGTGGATTCTCCTGCGGATAAAAATGTTTCTGTTGAATCTGTGGGACCACCAGTTTACAAAAGCATAAAATTGGGTCATAGTCGAAACGGTGGGTCAGAATGTGGAACTGAGCTTTCCGTCACATCCATGCTTGACTCACCAGATCCATCAGAGATTGGAAACACTGAATGCAACAAAGAAGTGAAAGTCGTAGGCACTGAGTTGACTCGCTCCATTTCGAATCTATCAGAAAACTTTGATTGCAACACGTCTAATGAACACATTGAGCTGGAACTTGAAACCGGCCGTCAAATGTACAAGTCATCATCAATGCATAAAGAAGTCGAGTCCCCAGAAACATCAATAAAAGGTCATGTAACCGCCTCTGAACACGTAGTAACACCATCTAGCCAGATATCAGATAACAAAAGGAGTAAAAAGGTACGGATTCAAAAACCGAAACCATGGTCAAATACTAAAAGGTCAACTGTAAGAAATAGTTTGGACCATTTACCTAAAGAGGCTAAACCCACGAACCGGAGGGATTCTCTAGGGTCACAAAGTTCTGAACAACCAGTTGATCAGGAACCTCGAGATAGTTGCAGTAGTAATTCTATACCAAGTTACATGCAAATTACTGAATCCGCAAAAGCAAAAGCTCTGGCGAATAACTCACCAAGTTCAAGTCCAGATGTGCAAAGTAAAGAAGCTTATTTGAAAAAGAGACACTCGTTGCCCGGTTCGGTTAGCGGCAGGCATGGCTCACCACGGCTCAAGCGGACCCCACAACAGACCACCAAGGGAAAAAGTAATCCAG AGAGGAAATGGCAGAGGTAA